The following proteins are co-located in the Canis aureus isolate CA01 chromosome X, VMU_Caureus_v.1.0, whole genome shotgun sequence genome:
- the L1CAM gene encoding neural cell adhesion molecule L1 isoform X2, translating into MAVSLRYLWPLLLCSPCLLIQIPDEYEGYRVMEPPVITEQSPRRLVVFPTDDISLKCEASGKPEVQFRWTRDGVHFKPKEELGVTVHQAPHSGSFTITGNNSNFAQRFQGTYRCFASNKLGTAMSHEIQLMAEGAPKWPKEMVKPVEVEEGESVILPCHPPPSAEPLRIYWMNSKILHIKQDERVTMGQNGNLYFANVLTSDNHSDYICHAHFPGTRTIIQKEPIDLRVKATNSMIDRKPRLLFPTNSSSHLVALQGQPLVLECIAEGFPTPSIKWLRPSGPMPADRVTYQNHNKTLQLLNVAEEDDGEYRCLAENSLGSDRHTYYVTVEAAPYWLHKPQSHLYGPGETARLDCQVQGRPQPEVTWRINGIPVEELAKDQKYRIQRGALILSNVQPSDTMVTQCEARNRHGLLLANAYIYVVQLPAKILTPDNETYMAVEGSTAYLLCKAFGAPVPSVQWLDKEGKTVLQDERFFPYTNGTLGIRDLQANDTGHYFCQAANDQNNVTIVANLQVKDATQITQGPQSAIEKKGSKVTFTCQASFDPSLQHSITWRGDGRNLQEFGDSDKYFIEDGRLVIHSVDYSDQGNYSCVAGTELDMVEGRAELLVVGSPGPVPHLELSDRHLLKQSQVRLSWRPAEDHNAPIEKYDIEFEDKEMAPEKWYSLGKVPGNQTSTTLKLSPYVHYTFRVTAINKYGPGEPSPASETVVTPEAAPEKNPVDVKGEGNETSNMVITWKPLRWMDWNAPQVQYRVQWRPQGTRGAWQEQIVSDPLLVVSNTSTFVPYEIKVQAVNSQGKGPEPQITIGYSGEDYPQASPEMEGIKILNSSAVLVRWWPVDPAQVKGHLRGYNVTYWWEGSQRTHSKRHVHRGHVVVAANTTSAVLGGLRPYSSYRLELRAFNGRGLGPASEMTFSTPEGVPGHPEALHLECQSDTSLLLHWQPPLSHNGVLTGYVLSYHPLDDGDKEQLSFDLPDPELRTHNLTNLSPHLRYRFQLQATTKEGPGEAIVREGGTMALSGTPDFGNISAMAGENYSVVSWVPKEGQCNFGFQIWFKALGDEKMGPHLPPQYVSYNQSSYTQWDLQPDTDYEIHLLKERVLLKMAVKTNGTGRVRLPPAGFATEGWFIGFISAIILLLLILLILCFIKRSKGGKYSVKDKEDTQVDSEARPMKDETFGEYSDNEEKAFGSSQPSLNGDIKPLGSDDSLADYGGSVDVQFNEDGSFIGQYSGKKEKEAAGGNDSSGAASPINPAGALE; encoded by the exons ATGGCCGTGTCGCTGCGGTACTTGTGGCCTCTCCTTCTCTGCAGCCCCTGCCTGCTCATCCAGATCCCCGACGAAT ATGAAGGATACCGCG TGATGGAGCCACCTGTCATCACGGAACAGTCCCCACGGCGCCTGGTCGTCTTCCCCACAGATGACATCAGCCTCAAGTGTGAGGCCAGTGGCAAACCGGAAGTGCA GTTCCGCTGGACTCGGGATGGCGTCCACTTCAAACCCAAGGAAGAGCTGGGTGTGACCGTGCACCAGGCGCCACATTCTGGCTCCTTCACCATCACGGGCAACAACAGCAACTTTGCCCAGAGGTTCCAGGGCACCTACCGCTGCTTTGCCAGCAATAAGCTGGGCACGGCCATGTCCCATGAGATCCAGCTCATGGCCGAGG GTGCCCCCAAGTGGCCGAAGGAGATGGTGAAACCCgtggaggtggaggaaggggagtcGGTCATTTTGCCTTGCCACCCGCCACCCAGCGCCGAGCCGCTGCGCATCTACTGGATGAATAGCA AGATCTTGCACATCAAACAGGATGAGCGGGTGACAATGGGCCAGAACGGCAATCTCTACTTCGCCAACGTGCTCACCTCGGACAACCACTCAGACTACATCTGCCATGCCCACTTTCCTGGCACCCGGACCATCATCCAGAAGGAACCCATTGACCTCCGGGTCAAGGCCA CCAACAGCATGATCGACAGGAAGCCTCGCCTGCTCTTCCCCACCAACTCCAGCAGCCACCTGGTAGCCCTGCAGGGGCAGCCACTGGTCCTGGAGTGCATCGCCGAGGGCTT ccccacacccagcatCAAGTGGCTGCGCCCCAGTGGCCCCATGCCAGCCGACCGAGTCACCTACCAGAACCACAACAAGACCCTGCAGCTGCTGAACGTGGCAGAGGAGGACGACGGCGAGTACCGGTGCCTGGCCGAGAACTCGCTGGGCAGCGACCGGCACACCTACTACGTCACGGTGGAGG CTGCCCCCTACTGGCTGCACAAGCCCCAGAGCCACCTGTACGGCCCCGGAGAGACTGCCCGCCTGGACTGCCAAGTGCAGGGGAGGCCCCAACCCGAGGTCACCTGGAGGATCAACGGGATTCCTGTGGAGG AGCTGGCCAAGGACCAGAAGTACCGGATCCAGCGTGGGGCCCTGATCCTGAGCAACGTGCAGCCCAGCGACACGATGGTGACGCAGTGCGAGGCTCGCAACAGGCACGGGCTCCTGCTGGCCAATGCCTACATCTATGTCGTTC AGCTTCCGGCCAAGATCCTGACCCCTGACAACGAGACGTACATGGCGGTCGAGGGCAGCACGGCCTATCTTCTGTGCAAGGCCTTTGGAGCTCCTGTGCCCAGTGTCCAGTG GCTCGACAAGGAAGGGAAGACCGTGCTACAGGATGAACGCTTCTTCCCCTACACCAACGGGACCCTGGGCATCCGGGACCTCCAGGCCAATGACACTGGCCACTACTTCTGCCAGGCTGCCAACGACCAGAACAACGTGACCATTGTGGCTAACCTGCAGGTCAAAG ATGCCACTCAGATCACACAGGGGCCACAGAGTGCAATCGAGAAAAAAGGCTCAAAAGTGACTTTCACGTGCCAGGCCTCCTTTGACCCTTCCTTGCAGCACAGCATCACCTGGCGAGGGGACGGTCGAAACCTCCAGGAGTTTGGGGACAGTGACAA GTACTTCATAGAGGACGGGCGCCTGGTCATCCACAGCGTGGACTACAGTGACCAGGGCAACTACAGCTGTGTGGCCGGCACCGAGCTGGACATGGTGGAGGGCAGGGCGGAGCTGCTGGTGGTGG GGAGCCCCGGGCCGGTGCCTCACCTGGAGCTGTCCGATCGCCACCTGCTGAAGCAGAGCCAGGTGCGCCTGTCCTGGAGACCCGCCGAGGACCACAACGCCCCCATCGAGA AGTATGACATTGAATTTGAAGACAAGGAGATGGCGCCTGAGAAATGGTACAGTTTGGGCAAGGTGCCCGGGAACCAGACCTCCACCACCCTCAAGCTGTCGCCCTACGTCCACTACACCTTTAGAGTGACGGCCATCAACAAATACGGCCCCggggagcccagcccagcctctgAGACTGTGGTCACACCCGAGGCAG CCCCAGAGAAGAACCCTGTGGACGTGAAGGGGGAAGGGAACGAGACCAGCAACATGGTCATCACTTGGAAG CCTCTTAGGTGGATGGACTGGAATGCCCCCCAGGTTCAGTACCGCGTCCAATGGCGCCCTCAGGGGACACGGGGTGCCTGGCAGGAACAGATCGTGAGCGACCCCCTCCTGGTCGTGTCCAACACCTCCACCTTCGTGCCTTATGAGATCAAAGTCCAGGCCGTCAACAGCCAGGGCAAGGGCCCTGAGCCCCAGATTACCATCGGCTACTCTGGGGAAGATT ACCCGCAGGCAAGCCCTGAGATGGAAGGCATCAAGATCCTCAATTCGAGCGCCGTGCTGGTCCGGTGGTGGCCTGTGGACCCAGCCCAGGTCAAGGGCCACCTCCGAGGATACAAC gtGACGTACTGGTGGGAGGGCAGTCAGAGGACGCACAGCAAAAGGCATGTCCACAGAGGCCACGTGGTGGTGGCCGCCAACACCACCAGCGCCGTCCTGGGGGGCCTGAGGCCCTACAGCTCCTACCGTCTGGAGTTGAGGGCCTTCAATGGCCGAGGACTGGGGCCCGCCAGCGAGATGACCTTCAGCACCCCGGAGGGAG TGCCGGGCCACCCTGAGGCGCTGCACCTGGAGTGCCAGTCGGATACCAGCCTGCTGCTGCACTGGCAGCCCCCGCTCAGCCACAACGGCGTGCTCACCGGCTACGTGCTCTCCTACCACCCCC TGGACGACGGGGACAAGGAGCAGCTGTCCTTCGACCTTCCGGACCCCGAGCTGCGGACACACAACCTGACCAATCTGAGCCCCCACCTGCGCTACCGCTTCCAGCTGCAGGCCACCACCAAGGAGGGCCCCGGGGAGGCCATCGTGCGCGAGGGAGGCACCATGGCCTTGTCCG GGACCCCGGATTTTGGCAACATCTCGGCCATGGCTGGCGAGAACTACAGCGTGGTCTCCTGGGTCCCCAAGGAGGGCCAGTGCAACTTCGGCTTCCAGATCTGGTTCAAAGCCCTGGGGG ACGAGAAGATGGGCCCTCACCTGCCGCCGCAGTACGTCAGCTACAACCAGAGCTCCTACACGCAGTGGGACCTGCAGCCCGACACCGACTATGAGATCCACCTGCTCAAGGAGCGGGTGCTGCTGAAGATGGCCGTGAAGACCAACGGCACCG GCCGCGTGAGGCTCCCGCCCGCCGGCTTCGCCACGGAGGGCTGGTTCATCGGCTTCATCAGCGCCATCATTCTCTTGCTGCTCATCCTGCTCATCCTCTGCTTTATCAAGCGCAGCAAAGGGGGCAAATACTCAG TGAAGGATAAGGAGGACACCCAGGTGGACTCCGAGGCCCGGCCGATGAAGGACGAGACCTTCGGCGAGTACAG TGACAATGAGGAGAAGGCCTTTGGCAGCAGCCAGCCGTCCCTCAATGGGGACATCAAGCCCCTGGGCAGTGACGACAGCCTGGCCGACTACGGGGGCAGCGTGGACGTGCAGTTCAACGAGGACGGCTCCTTCATCGGCCAGTACAGCggcaagaaggagaaggaggcggCAGGCGGCAATGACAGCTCAGGGGCCGCCTCCCCCATCAACCCTGCCGGGGCCCTAGAGTAG
- the L1CAM gene encoding neural cell adhesion molecule L1 isoform X1: MAVSLRYLWPLLLCSPCLLIQIPDELMEPPVITEQSPRRLVVFPTDDISLKCEASGKPEVQFRWTRDGVHFKPKEELGVTVHQAPHSGSFTITGNNSNFAQRFQGTYRCFASNKLGTAMSHEIQLMAEGAPKWPKEMVKPVEVEEGESVILPCHPPPSAEPLRIYWMNSKILHIKQDERVTMGQNGNLYFANVLTSDNHSDYICHAHFPGTRTIIQKEPIDLRVKATNSMIDRKPRLLFPTNSSSHLVALQGQPLVLECIAEGFPTPSIKWLRPSGPMPADRVTYQNHNKTLQLLNVAEEDDGEYRCLAENSLGSDRHTYYVTVEAAPYWLHKPQSHLYGPGETARLDCQVQGRPQPEVTWRINGIPVEELAKDQKYRIQRGALILSNVQPSDTMVTQCEARNRHGLLLANAYIYVVQLPAKILTPDNETYMAVEGSTAYLLCKAFGAPVPSVQWLDKEGKTVLQDERFFPYTNGTLGIRDLQANDTGHYFCQAANDQNNVTIVANLQVKDATQITQGPQSAIEKKGSKVTFTCQASFDPSLQHSITWRGDGRNLQEFGDSDKYFIEDGRLVIHSVDYSDQGNYSCVAGTELDMVEGRAELLVVGSPGPVPHLELSDRHLLKQSQVRLSWRPAEDHNAPIEKYDIEFEDKEMAPEKWYSLGKVPGNQTSTTLKLSPYVHYTFRVTAINKYGPGEPSPASETVVTPEAAPEKNPVDVKGEGNETSNMVITWKPLRWMDWNAPQVQYRVQWRPQGTRGAWQEQIVSDPLLVVSNTSTFVPYEIKVQAVNSQGKGPEPQITIGYSGEDYPQASPEMEGIKILNSSAVLVRWWPVDPAQVKGHLRGYNVTYWWEGSQRTHSKRHVHRGHVVVAANTTSAVLGGLRPYSSYRLELRAFNGRGLGPASEMTFSTPEGVPGHPEALHLECQSDTSLLLHWQPPLSHNGVLTGYVLSYHPLDDGDKEQLSFDLPDPELRTHNLTNLSPHLRYRFQLQATTKEGPGEAIVREGGTMALSGTPDFGNISAMAGENYSVVSWVPKEGQCNFGFQIWFKALGDEKMGPHLPPQYVSYNQSSYTQWDLQPDTDYEIHLLKERVLLKMAVKTNGTGRVRLPPAGFATEGWFIGFISAIILLLLILLILCFIKRSKGGKYSVKDKEDTQVDSEARPMKDETFGEYSDNEEKAFGSSQPSLNGDIKPLGSDDSLADYGGSVDVQFNEDGSFIGQYSGKKEKEAAGGNDSSGAASPINPAGALE; the protein is encoded by the exons ATGGCCGTGTCGCTGCGGTACTTGTGGCCTCTCCTTCTCTGCAGCCCCTGCCTGCTCATCCAGATCCCCGACGAAT TGATGGAGCCACCTGTCATCACGGAACAGTCCCCACGGCGCCTGGTCGTCTTCCCCACAGATGACATCAGCCTCAAGTGTGAGGCCAGTGGCAAACCGGAAGTGCA GTTCCGCTGGACTCGGGATGGCGTCCACTTCAAACCCAAGGAAGAGCTGGGTGTGACCGTGCACCAGGCGCCACATTCTGGCTCCTTCACCATCACGGGCAACAACAGCAACTTTGCCCAGAGGTTCCAGGGCACCTACCGCTGCTTTGCCAGCAATAAGCTGGGCACGGCCATGTCCCATGAGATCCAGCTCATGGCCGAGG GTGCCCCCAAGTGGCCGAAGGAGATGGTGAAACCCgtggaggtggaggaaggggagtcGGTCATTTTGCCTTGCCACCCGCCACCCAGCGCCGAGCCGCTGCGCATCTACTGGATGAATAGCA AGATCTTGCACATCAAACAGGATGAGCGGGTGACAATGGGCCAGAACGGCAATCTCTACTTCGCCAACGTGCTCACCTCGGACAACCACTCAGACTACATCTGCCATGCCCACTTTCCTGGCACCCGGACCATCATCCAGAAGGAACCCATTGACCTCCGGGTCAAGGCCA CCAACAGCATGATCGACAGGAAGCCTCGCCTGCTCTTCCCCACCAACTCCAGCAGCCACCTGGTAGCCCTGCAGGGGCAGCCACTGGTCCTGGAGTGCATCGCCGAGGGCTT ccccacacccagcatCAAGTGGCTGCGCCCCAGTGGCCCCATGCCAGCCGACCGAGTCACCTACCAGAACCACAACAAGACCCTGCAGCTGCTGAACGTGGCAGAGGAGGACGACGGCGAGTACCGGTGCCTGGCCGAGAACTCGCTGGGCAGCGACCGGCACACCTACTACGTCACGGTGGAGG CTGCCCCCTACTGGCTGCACAAGCCCCAGAGCCACCTGTACGGCCCCGGAGAGACTGCCCGCCTGGACTGCCAAGTGCAGGGGAGGCCCCAACCCGAGGTCACCTGGAGGATCAACGGGATTCCTGTGGAGG AGCTGGCCAAGGACCAGAAGTACCGGATCCAGCGTGGGGCCCTGATCCTGAGCAACGTGCAGCCCAGCGACACGATGGTGACGCAGTGCGAGGCTCGCAACAGGCACGGGCTCCTGCTGGCCAATGCCTACATCTATGTCGTTC AGCTTCCGGCCAAGATCCTGACCCCTGACAACGAGACGTACATGGCGGTCGAGGGCAGCACGGCCTATCTTCTGTGCAAGGCCTTTGGAGCTCCTGTGCCCAGTGTCCAGTG GCTCGACAAGGAAGGGAAGACCGTGCTACAGGATGAACGCTTCTTCCCCTACACCAACGGGACCCTGGGCATCCGGGACCTCCAGGCCAATGACACTGGCCACTACTTCTGCCAGGCTGCCAACGACCAGAACAACGTGACCATTGTGGCTAACCTGCAGGTCAAAG ATGCCACTCAGATCACACAGGGGCCACAGAGTGCAATCGAGAAAAAAGGCTCAAAAGTGACTTTCACGTGCCAGGCCTCCTTTGACCCTTCCTTGCAGCACAGCATCACCTGGCGAGGGGACGGTCGAAACCTCCAGGAGTTTGGGGACAGTGACAA GTACTTCATAGAGGACGGGCGCCTGGTCATCCACAGCGTGGACTACAGTGACCAGGGCAACTACAGCTGTGTGGCCGGCACCGAGCTGGACATGGTGGAGGGCAGGGCGGAGCTGCTGGTGGTGG GGAGCCCCGGGCCGGTGCCTCACCTGGAGCTGTCCGATCGCCACCTGCTGAAGCAGAGCCAGGTGCGCCTGTCCTGGAGACCCGCCGAGGACCACAACGCCCCCATCGAGA AGTATGACATTGAATTTGAAGACAAGGAGATGGCGCCTGAGAAATGGTACAGTTTGGGCAAGGTGCCCGGGAACCAGACCTCCACCACCCTCAAGCTGTCGCCCTACGTCCACTACACCTTTAGAGTGACGGCCATCAACAAATACGGCCCCggggagcccagcccagcctctgAGACTGTGGTCACACCCGAGGCAG CCCCAGAGAAGAACCCTGTGGACGTGAAGGGGGAAGGGAACGAGACCAGCAACATGGTCATCACTTGGAAG CCTCTTAGGTGGATGGACTGGAATGCCCCCCAGGTTCAGTACCGCGTCCAATGGCGCCCTCAGGGGACACGGGGTGCCTGGCAGGAACAGATCGTGAGCGACCCCCTCCTGGTCGTGTCCAACACCTCCACCTTCGTGCCTTATGAGATCAAAGTCCAGGCCGTCAACAGCCAGGGCAAGGGCCCTGAGCCCCAGATTACCATCGGCTACTCTGGGGAAGATT ACCCGCAGGCAAGCCCTGAGATGGAAGGCATCAAGATCCTCAATTCGAGCGCCGTGCTGGTCCGGTGGTGGCCTGTGGACCCAGCCCAGGTCAAGGGCCACCTCCGAGGATACAAC gtGACGTACTGGTGGGAGGGCAGTCAGAGGACGCACAGCAAAAGGCATGTCCACAGAGGCCACGTGGTGGTGGCCGCCAACACCACCAGCGCCGTCCTGGGGGGCCTGAGGCCCTACAGCTCCTACCGTCTGGAGTTGAGGGCCTTCAATGGCCGAGGACTGGGGCCCGCCAGCGAGATGACCTTCAGCACCCCGGAGGGAG TGCCGGGCCACCCTGAGGCGCTGCACCTGGAGTGCCAGTCGGATACCAGCCTGCTGCTGCACTGGCAGCCCCCGCTCAGCCACAACGGCGTGCTCACCGGCTACGTGCTCTCCTACCACCCCC TGGACGACGGGGACAAGGAGCAGCTGTCCTTCGACCTTCCGGACCCCGAGCTGCGGACACACAACCTGACCAATCTGAGCCCCCACCTGCGCTACCGCTTCCAGCTGCAGGCCACCACCAAGGAGGGCCCCGGGGAGGCCATCGTGCGCGAGGGAGGCACCATGGCCTTGTCCG GGACCCCGGATTTTGGCAACATCTCGGCCATGGCTGGCGAGAACTACAGCGTGGTCTCCTGGGTCCCCAAGGAGGGCCAGTGCAACTTCGGCTTCCAGATCTGGTTCAAAGCCCTGGGGG ACGAGAAGATGGGCCCTCACCTGCCGCCGCAGTACGTCAGCTACAACCAGAGCTCCTACACGCAGTGGGACCTGCAGCCCGACACCGACTATGAGATCCACCTGCTCAAGGAGCGGGTGCTGCTGAAGATGGCCGTGAAGACCAACGGCACCG GCCGCGTGAGGCTCCCGCCCGCCGGCTTCGCCACGGAGGGCTGGTTCATCGGCTTCATCAGCGCCATCATTCTCTTGCTGCTCATCCTGCTCATCCTCTGCTTTATCAAGCGCAGCAAAGGGGGCAAATACTCAG TGAAGGATAAGGAGGACACCCAGGTGGACTCCGAGGCCCGGCCGATGAAGGACGAGACCTTCGGCGAGTACAG TGACAATGAGGAGAAGGCCTTTGGCAGCAGCCAGCCGTCCCTCAATGGGGACATCAAGCCCCTGGGCAGTGACGACAGCCTGGCCGACTACGGGGGCAGCGTGGACGTGCAGTTCAACGAGGACGGCTCCTTCATCGGCCAGTACAGCggcaagaaggagaaggaggcggCAGGCGGCAATGACAGCTCAGGGGCCGCCTCCCCCATCAACCCTGCCGGGGCCCTAGAGTAG